The Coleofasciculus sp. FACHB-1120 DNA segment GGCTCAAGCAGCCGGTCTTAGAGGTCGACTGCTTCTCACCATCGGCTTGCTGATTTTAGTTCGCATTGGCATCTTTTTGCCAGTACCGGGAATTGACCGGGCTAGGTTTGCTCAAGATATTCAAAATAACCAATTAATTGGATTTCTGGACATCTTCTCTGGGGGTGGAATTACTGCCTTGGGGATTTTTGCTCTGGGGATTTTGCCCTATATCAATGCCTCGATCATTATCCAACTGCTAACAGCCGCTATCCCTGCTTTGGAGAAATTGCAGAAGGATGAAGGAGAAGCGGGAAGGCGAAAAATCTCTCAGATTACTCGCTATGTAGCGCTGGGAGGGGCTTTGATTCAAACTACCTTCATTTCGATATGGCTTGAACGCTATGCAACGAACGTTCAGGGACCTCTGTTCATTGCGGAGACTGCACTTGCTTTAACAGCTGGTTCGATGTTTGTTATGTGGGTGTCAGAGCTGATTACTGAGCGGGGGGTTGGTAACGGTGCTTCTTTGTTGATTTTTATCAATATTGTTGCCGTTCTACCTAAATCGCTTGGACAAACTATTAATTACGCCCAGGTTGACAATCGCAATGTGGGACCAGTGATCATTCTGCTGCTCGTTTTCCTCGTCATGATCCTGGGAATTGTGTTTGTTCAGGAGGGAACCAGACGGATTCCAATTATTTCAGCACGCCGACAGGTGGGCAAACGGCTCTACCGGGAAAGAACTAGCTACCTGCCTTTGCGGCTAAACCAGGGTGGCGTTATGCCGATCATCTTTGCGTCTTCCGTTTTGATTTTCCCAGGTTTCCTAGCTCAGATTACTCAAAACACAGGCAATAACCCGGTTTTGAGTCAAGTTCATCAAGTTCTCAACCAAGTTGCGAATGCTCTAAATCCGAACAGTCAGACGCCTGGAGTTTATGAGGTTGTTTATCTGATTTTGATTCTGTTTTTCAGCTATTTTTACGCCTCTTTAATTGTAAATCCTGTGGATTTATCACAGAACTTGAAAAAAATGGGAGCCAGCATCCCAGGGATCCGTCCGGGTCGGGCTACTAGCGATTATGTGGAAGGAGTTTTGAACCGGCTAACTTTTTTAGGCGCTATCTTTTTGGGATTAGTGGCAATCGTGCCAACAATTGTAGAAAGAGCCACCGGCATTACAACTTTTCAAGGGCTGGGAGCGACTTCTTTGCTAATTCTAGTGGGCGTGGCAATTGATACCGCGAAGCAAATCCAAACTTATGTCATTTCCCAGCGCTATGAAGGAATGGTGAAGCAGTAGTGACGCGATTGATTTTTTTGGGGCCGCCAGGGGCGGGAAAGGGAACTCAGGCACATATCCTCGCTCAAGACTTGGAGATTCCTCATATTTCCACGGGTGACATCTTGAGAAATGCCAAGGCTGCTGGAACCGAACTCGGTTTAAAGGCAAAGTCTTTTATGGATCGGGGTGAGTTGGTTCCAGATACTTTGATATTGGATCTGGTGCGCGATCGCCTGAGCCAAACGGATGCCCAACCCGGTTGGATTTTAGATGGTTTCCCGCGTACCGTCTCTCAGGCAACTTTCCTGGATGAATTGTTGCAGGAATTAGATCAAGTCTCCGATTGCGTTCTCAACCTGGAAGTTCGGGACGAAGTGTTGGTGGAGCGGATGCTGGAACGAGGGCGTAAGCAAGGACGCGCGGATGATACAGAAGAAGTCATTCGTCGCCGTTTGGAAGTTTATCGCAACCAAACGGCTCCATTAATTGATTTCTACGAGAAACGCCAACAGTTGGTTTCAGTTGATGGCGATCGCTCTCTAGAGGAAGTTACTTCTGCACTCAAACAAGTTGTTCATTCTTGAGAGAGTGGGTGCAATCTCCCAGATATTTGGAGTCAGTTTACTGCCAATCCACTTCCCAGACTGGCGGCTGGGACTGACTCCCAACTGAACGAAGTAAATTTTGATAAAATATGTTAATAAGACCTTGACTGTCAATCAGGGGCATGATCCGTGAATGACTGTAGGCAAGCTGAAGAATTGAGGAAAAGGATAACTTGGCTAAACAAGATTTAATTGAAATGGAAGGCACGGTAACAGAATCCCTGCCTAATGCGATGTTTCGCGTCGATTTAGATAATGGGTTTAATGTATTAGCCCATATTTCCGGAAAAATTCGTCGGAATTACATCAAAATTCTACCGGGCGATCGCGTCAAAGTGGAACTCACTCCATACGACCTAACCAAAGGCAGGATTACTTACCGACTGCGTAACAAAAAGTAGTGGCGAAAAAAGCGATTCGCTCATCTTAAAAAAGCTTGTCTTAATTAAAAAATTCGTCAAGCAGATGAACTTTAAAATACACTTAAAAAGTGATATAATGTAGAGCTTGCAATGTAGCCAAAATAGGCATGAAAGTTCGAGCATCAGTCCGAAAAATTTGTGAAAAATGCCGCGTCATTCGGCGGCGCGGTCGAGTCATGGTGATTTGTTCTAACCCAAAACACAAGCAACGCCAAGGTTAACTCAACCCGAACCTCAGAACAAGTTTATAGCACTAAAAGCAAGACTAGGGAGAAAACAAGCGTGGCACGGATTGCTGGGGTAGACCTTCCTCGCGATAAGCGCGTAGAAATTGGTCTGACTTACATCTATGGAATTGGACTCTCGCGCTCCAAAGAAATTTTGGTAGCATCCAAAGTTAATCCAGACACAAGAGTAAAAGACTTAAGTGATTCAGACGTTGCTGCCCTGCGCGAAGCAGTGGAAAGCAACTATCAGATTGAAGGAGACCTCAGACGCTGGGAGGCAATGAACATCAAGCGCCTGATTGACATTGGCACCTATCGGGGTCGGCGTCATCGGATGGGCTTGCCAGTTCGGGGTCAACGAACCCGTACAAATGCGAGAACTCGTCGGGGCAGGCGTCTCACAGTCGCAGGTAAGAGAAAGGCACCAGGGCCTAAATAACCTGCTTCTGTTAGCTGAAAAGCTAAAAGCAGAGGCTCGAATTTCGTTTGTTTGCTAAAGGCGAACTTAACCAACCAATTCAGCCAACCCATTATAACTACTGTCAATTAGATCCCAATGGCGCGACAACCAACAAAAAAAACTGGTCCAAAAAAACAAAAACGCAACGTACCTAATGGCGTAGCCTTCATCCAGTCCACTTTTAACAACACGATTGTCACGATTTCTGACACGAACGGGGACGTACTTTCCTGGGCTTCAGCTGGCTCAAGTGGCTTTAAGGGAGCTAAGAAAGGAACTCCTTTTGCAGCGCAAACCGCAGCTGAAAGTGCGGCTCGCCGAGCGACCGATCAAGGGATGCGTCAGATTGAAGTGATGGTTAGCGGTCCAGGAGCTGGTCGGGAAACCGCGATTCGAGCGCTGCAAGGGGCGGGGCTAGAAATTACCTTAATTCGAGATGTGACGCCAATCCCCCACAATGGCTGTCGTCCGCCCAAGCGACGTCGAGTCTAGGATTGCTTTGACAGCGATCGCTGTCAAAGCAATTATTAATTATCAGCAAGTGGCAAACAAGTTAACTGCTGAGTTGGCATTGAGACAGCAAGGGCAATGCTAGGAAAGCGCTTTTAGCGTTTTTTCCAGGGGTTTTATGAAGAAGGGAGGTCACTCCGTGGCGCAGTTTCAAATTGAGTGTGTAGAGTCCAAAACTGAGAATAATCGGAGCCAATATAGCAAATT contains these protein-coding regions:
- the secY gene encoding preprotein translocase subunit SecY gives rise to the protein MVVSRDKSPTAQETFAQMAQAAGLRGRLLLTIGLLILVRIGIFLPVPGIDRARFAQDIQNNQLIGFLDIFSGGGITALGIFALGILPYINASIIIQLLTAAIPALEKLQKDEGEAGRRKISQITRYVALGGALIQTTFISIWLERYATNVQGPLFIAETALALTAGSMFVMWVSELITERGVGNGASLLIFINIVAVLPKSLGQTINYAQVDNRNVGPVIILLLVFLVMILGIVFVQEGTRRIPIISARRQVGKRLYRERTSYLPLRLNQGGVMPIIFASSVLIFPGFLAQITQNTGNNPVLSQVHQVLNQVANALNPNSQTPGVYEVVYLILILFFSYFYASLIVNPVDLSQNLKKMGASIPGIRPGRATSDYVEGVLNRLTFLGAIFLGLVAIVPTIVERATGITTFQGLGATSLLILVGVAIDTAKQIQTYVISQRYEGMVKQ
- a CDS encoding adenylate kinase, whose protein sequence is MTRLIFLGPPGAGKGTQAHILAQDLEIPHISTGDILRNAKAAGTELGLKAKSFMDRGELVPDTLILDLVRDRLSQTDAQPGWILDGFPRTVSQATFLDELLQELDQVSDCVLNLEVRDEVLVERMLERGRKQGRADDTEEVIRRRLEVYRNQTAPLIDFYEKRQQLVSVDGDRSLEEVTSALKQVVHS
- the infA gene encoding translation initiation factor IF-1, whose protein sequence is MAKQDLIEMEGTVTESLPNAMFRVDLDNGFNVLAHISGKIRRNYIKILPGDRVKVELTPYDLTKGRITYRLRNKK
- the rpmJ gene encoding 50S ribosomal protein L36, which translates into the protein MKVRASVRKICEKCRVIRRRGRVMVICSNPKHKQRQG
- the rpsM gene encoding 30S ribosomal protein S13, whose protein sequence is MARIAGVDLPRDKRVEIGLTYIYGIGLSRSKEILVASKVNPDTRVKDLSDSDVAALREAVESNYQIEGDLRRWEAMNIKRLIDIGTYRGRRHRMGLPVRGQRTRTNARTRRGRRLTVAGKRKAPGPK
- the rpsK gene encoding 30S ribosomal protein S11, with amino-acid sequence MARQPTKKTGPKKQKRNVPNGVAFIQSTFNNTIVTISDTNGDVLSWASAGSSGFKGAKKGTPFAAQTAAESAARRATDQGMRQIEVMVSGPGAGRETAIRALQGAGLEITLIRDVTPIPHNGCRPPKRRRV